CCGCAAGCAGTGGATGCAGTGGAACAATATTTTCCGCGCGCGACGCACGCATCTTTAGCGCGGTCCCGTGCAGGCCGTCGACCGCGGCCTTGCGCAACTGGCGCATCCCCAGTGCGACGCGATAGGCCGCCCGGATATCGGCCGAGTCAGAATTGTGGCGCAAGTGGCCTTTCCCCATGATCGATCGCAATGCGTCTTCGACCTCCAGCGCTGGATTGCGTTCCAGTTCATCAGCAACGCGCTCCTCCGCCACGCGCCGCTTGACTCCGGCAATGACGGCGGCAATCTCCTCCTGGGTGACGCCCAGTGCCGCTCCGAGGGTGGCCTCATCAAGCGTGAAATTCGAAAGCAACCGGTCGCGAATGCGGAGCCGGGTCATCTCCCGTGCGACAAGATCGCGCGTCTCCGGCGCGGAGTCGAGGTTCAGCGTGGCCATCGCGGTCGCGGTGTCAATTTCGGGCGAGCGCTCACGGAGGCGGCGCAAACGCTCGGTGAGTGCCGGCGACGATCCTGGTGCAATCGTATCCATCTGGACCGCCATGATGACACGGTCCACCACGCGCACGGCCCGCGCGAGTTCGAGATCAGGCTCGATCAGATTCTCCGGAGAAAGCTCGCCGATGACCGCCTCGGCCCGATCGCCCGGGCCGGCTGAGGATTCGTCGGTCAGCAGCTCAGGGTCGATATAGGGCTGTTCCGGTTCACTGAAAAGGAGATCAACCATGATCTGCTTTGCGCCGAGTTCGTGCAGGACGCTGATCAGCTCCGCGGTCACGTCGCGATGCCACGGCCATCGCCCGATTCGGTCAAGCGAGCCGTCGTCGATATCGACGTGGACGATGGGCGAGGTCGGCGGCAGGTCATTGAAATCCTGCATTCGCCAGTCGATGGCCTGCAACTCCATTTGCTGAAACCGGGATAGATTGAAAGCGGCGTAGGTGGAGATGATCGAGACGAGCAGTCCGACGAGCGTGCCAGTAAGTCGCGGACGGTGTGCTCGCATTCGATTCAGCCCTATGCCATTCGTGTGGCATCCAGCGGTCGCTGCGCGGCGCCGGCGACAGGCCGTGCCGGTGTACGGGCGACCATTCTACTCCAGCGATCCGATTCGGTCGCGGATTCGTTGGATTTCCTCCGGCGGCATTCGGTTCGGCTGCGATACATAGACGCGATTCGATTCAAGCTCCAGTGCCGCGCGCAAGCTGTCCGCCGCCTCGCGACGCAGCCCGGTCGATCTCGTGGCTTCGCCGAGCTGGACGAGTAACTCCGCGAGCTGGATGCGCCGCGCCGGTGCGGTCGGATAAGCCGCCACGCAGCGGCGGTACAACTCGACCGATCGCGCCAGATCGTCGACATCGCGGGTCAGATGAAATCGCTGCTGATACAGTTGGCTCAATTGCTGGACGATGAGTGCGTTGTCCGGATCGCGAACGCGACCCTCTTCCGCCAGGCGGATCGTGCGATCGGAATGCGCGAGGGTGCGAACCCGGGGGAATAATTGTTCCGTCCATTCCGTGACGGCCGTTGCATCAAGTGGATAGCAGGCGTGCGCCGACGCATAGGCGATGCCGCCCGGTGAACGCTCATAGATTTCCCATGGTGTTGGTTTGACGGCGGCGCGGGCGACGGGGAGCTCCGCGGCGACTTTCGCGGCGGACAGAGCGAGCCAGAGCAGAATTGCGCCGGATGACGCCGCGAAGACGGCCGCGGCAATGAGCGGCGCGCGCGGCCGTCGAGACGCCAATGCACTCGGCGGAGGCGGTTGCACGGTCGCCTCGTGGTCTCGGGAGGCCAGCATGACGGCGGCGAGTGCGAGGAATGAGGTTGCCGGACCGCCCGCGAAAAGCGCCAGATCGATCGACGTATGAACCAGAAATCCGATGACCCCGGCGGCCGCGATTAGCGAGATCGGTCCCGTCCGCGCATCAGAAATGCCGGGTGAATCAGTGAATTCGAACGCGCTAGCCAGCGCGCCGATAAACCACGGAAATGCCACGAGTCCGGCACTAAGTGTGAGCAGGGCCGGTTCGTCATTTCCGACGATGGCCAGCCACGGGATAAATGTGCATGCGAACACCGCCGAGATCCGGAGAATCATTGACGAGCTTTCGCCGGCCGAAGTCGTGTCGTGATCGGCTGGCCCGGTTGGTTCGGCCGCGCGACGGGAGACGCCGATCGCCAGAATGAGAAATCCGGCCAGTCCCACGACGCCCCACTCGGTCGCTAATTGCACCGGCCAGCTGTGCGGTGATTCCACTTCTTCGGGACACTCGACGGGCTTGAATCGCGTGAAGTGACGCCCGAAATTATCCGCGCCGACGCCGAGGAGGCCGAGTTCATGCATCATGTCGGCGGCGCCTTGCCAATACATGTAACGAAAAAGGATCGATCGACCCAGCACATCCGGTTTTGCCCGGAGCAGTCCGACGACTGCAGCGGCCGCCAGTGCCGCGACGATCCAGCCGAGGGCGATTGCGCGATTGGGCGGCAGTCGCAGCCGGCGAAGCAGCGAATGGCCGATCCAGAAAACGGCGCCGATCAGACAGGCCGCCATCGCGCCTTTGCTTTGTGTCCCAAATAGCACTGCGAAGAGTGCGAGTATCAGCAGTGCGGGCATGGCGATCGCGGCCGGGCGGATTTTGCGGCTGAGTCGATCCGCGATGAGCGACACGACAGCCGCGATGAAAACGATCAACTGGCTGGCGAGGAGATTGGGATGGCCGTAGAAGCCGGTGACGGCTCCGGACCTCATCCGCATTTCAAAATCATGTGTGAATCCTGGGGACGGCTCGCCGTTGCTGGCCGGCCCCATGAGCTCGGCTCGGTGCTCTTCGAAATATCGAATGGTATCAGGCAATTCGACGAAATGCTGCCATGCCGCTTTGAACACAATGGTCGCGGCTGTGCCGGTCAGGACGTACAAGGCAAGTCGAATGTGCCGTGGTGATGTCAGCAGTTGCCGCAGGGCGAAGAAGTAAACGAGTCCGGAGAGAAAATCGATCGTGCCAATCAGCGCGAGGTGCTTCTGACCGGCTCGGGTCGTGGAGATGATGGCCGCGACCGCGAGCAGCGCAAAGCCGAGTTCGCCGCCGGTCGTGCGCGGTTTTAGTCCGCGTTGGAATTGCCGGACAAGGACGGTGCCGGCGACCGCGATGATGATCGCATCGAGCACGAATGTCGTCGCCGGCTGCACTGTTCCCGGCGCCTGCAGTGTGCGCATAAGCCGCGGGGACTCGAATGTGTGTGTTTCGTTGATGATCGTGCGCAGGGGAATGAGCGCGAGCAGAATGAAAAGGAGCACATGGCTGATACGCTCGTTTGATGCGATCTCTCCGCGCGGGGGTGGTCTTTCGGCACGTCGATCACGCATGTTCACCCGTGCTTTCGAGCAGGGCGACAAGGCAGACCACGAGCGCAGTGTGGATGAGGATGCCCCATGCCTCGGCCCAACCGGCCTTAGGTAGGAGCAATGCCGGCATGGCCGTGACGGCGGTCGCCAGCCAGATCACCATAACGGCACGCGGCACGCTCATTCCGCGTTTGACGAGTCGATGCGAGAAATGTCGGCGATCGCCCCGCCAGAGCGGCACGCTCAGCCGCCAACGGATCAGAAAAACCGACAGCGTGTCATACAGCGGCACGGCCATGACGACGATCGGAGAAAACACGGCGAGCGGACGATCGCCATGAGCCGGAGCCACGAAGGTGGTCATGATCGTAAAGACCCCGAGCAGCATGCCGACGACGGTGCTTCCGGCATCGCCCATGTAAATGCGCGCGGGATAAAAGTTGAACGGCAGGAAGCCCAGCAGCGATCCGACCAGAAGCCAGCAGCACGCCGGCACAAAGATCTGCCCGCCGAGCATGGAGGTTATCGCGAACACGGCCGCGGCGATCGCCGCCACGCCGGCTGCAAGCCCGTCCATGTTGTCGAGAAAGTTGAGCGAATTGGTCAGCGTGACGATCCACAGGATCGAAAGGATGATTGATATCGGCTCGCCGAGATGGGAAAGCAGTCGCAGGTTGCAGAAAAGCACGAGCAGCGTCGCAACGGCGCCTTGAATCAGAAATTTGATTCCGGGCCCGAGCGGCCTCCGATCGTCCCAGAGGCCCATTATGCACAAGGTGACCGCGCCGGCGCAGATCGCCAGCGCTCCCGGTGTTTTCGCCGCGATGCCCGCGAGATGTGGCGCCGCCGAATCGGGAATCCATGAAGGCGGGGTGGACGCAAAGGCGCACGCGAAAATTGAAACAAGAATGATCGGCAGCACGATCGCGGCGGTCACCCCGACGCCCCCGCCCAGCGCGATGGGGGCGGCGTGACCCTTATGGCCGCCAGGCTTGTCGGTGAAGTCGAGGCGGATGGCCCATCGGCGCATGAACCACGTCGCCGGCGCGGAGAGCGCGAAGCCAATGGGGGCAGCCAGGATCGGTAATGTCGAATCGCTGATCACGCGAAAGCCCATGCGCGCCGGATGCGGCGGACGGCCATTGAAAGCGTCCGGGCAATTCTATATGGTTACGGAGAAGCGAAAAGAGGGTTTGGTGAAAAAGGAACTTCGTTCAGGACTTCGCTCACTGCTCGAGGCCATGTCGCCCGACGTGATTCGTCAGAAGTCGGGTCAGGCGGCCCGGCATCTCTTCGCCGAGCCAATCTGGACTCGATGCGAAATCCTGATGATCTACCTCTCGCTGAATCATGAAGCCGACACGACTCCCATCGTGCTTCGAGCCTGGCAGTCCCGCAAGCGCGTGTTGGCGCCGCAGGTCGGCTGGGAGACCAAGCAGATGCTTCCGGTCGAGATCAGGAATCTCGATACCGATGTGGCCGACAGCAACTACGGCATTCGAGAGCCGGTGCGCGGCGTGCCGTTTCCGATCGAATTGATCGACTTGGTCATCGTGCCGGGCATCGGATTCGACCTTCAGGGAAATCGGCTCGGTCGCGGAAGAGGCTTCTACGATCGCTTTCTTTCACGGCCGAATTTCAAAGGAGTGTTCTGCGGATTCGCGCTGGAAGAGCAGGTTGTTCCGTCGCTGCCGGCCGACCCGCACGATGTGAAGGTTCATATGCTCGTGACCGATCAGCAGGTTCGGCATTTTGCGAAATAAGGCGCGTCCGGCTTTACCCCCAGTTCTCTTCGTGTCTGCCCGCGATTACTCCGGCCAGACAAGATTGCCGAGCGACCGCGGATCGTAGCAGTACCGCGGAGCCCGCGCCCAGTCGGAGTACTCACCGCGCGTCGGCTCTAGCCGCGCAATGTTCAACCCCCAGACGCGATTGAAGACTGCATCGGGTCCGAACGACTCGATGGGAATCGCGACCTCCGCGGACCAGCCGAACTCCGTTCGGACGACACAGCACTCGGGCAGCGGGCCGGCCCACGGCCTTACATCCCCGATGGGTGGGTGAGTGCCGATACCACACTCGAAGCGCGGATTGCCGGTTGACTTCAGCACGATGTGATACAGGTCGCCGCTTTGCGTTCCTTTGTTCGTCGGATCGAGAATGATCTCGATGAGGTCCTCGCCGACCGGCATGAGATCTTCATATTCCACGAAATTCCGCATCGGGACCGCGCCGGGCGCATCGCTTGCATCTGTGGATTCGCGCTTGGGCGTGCCTGCGTGTACGCCGATGAAGAGCATGCCGCGCGAAACCAGAAAGTAGGCAATCGTCTGTGATTCCGCCCTGCGGCGTTCACGGCCGAGGCCGTCTCGATTTGATACAAGTCGAAAATCACCGGCTGCATTGAAGGCGCTCGGCGGCCAGTCACTGAGCTTCCCGTCGATCGTGATCGGGAGCGGCGCCCGGGGCGCTTGCACCACGGAGACCGTCGCCGCGATTTCCACTTTCCCGTTCGCGCCGGCGTCAAAGAGGATGGGCTGCACGAAATGGCCGTCGAGATCGGCGACCGGCAGCGTATCACTCTTCGCAATCAGCTGCCGCCGCGCGACGGCCCACTCATTCAAGGGCCCCACTCGCACCACGTCGCTGATATTTCGCAACCCGGTCGGCATGCCGCCAAAGCGAAACTCGCCCTCGGCCGGGGTGCGCAGCTCGCTGCGGACGCCCGCCTCGAACGTGAGCACCCAGCCTTCCTGTCCCGGGCGTTCGTCGCGACGCAGCCGCGCAGACTCCGTCCACGCTTCGATTGTCCGGGTCTCTTCGAGGAAACTGATCCAGTCTTCGCGCGCCGCGCCCGCGACGGGTGTTTCTTCGGGCTGGGTCGTCGTCGGCGGCCGGAGCGTGTAGCGCAGTTCGTCGTCCAGAATACGCCGCGCCAGTTCCCATGTCGCCGGCGTCTCGACGCGCCGGCCAAGAAGTCCGTCCTGGTAATTGTCTCCATATGCGTCGGTGCCCGCTGCCTTGATGAGCGAACTGGCTACGAGCTTTGCCGTCTCCTTCCGGCCGCTCTCGGTGAGTTGACGAAGTCGCTGGTGGTCCTGAAGGCCAAGCTGGAGCTGCTTCAGTCGCACGGACGGCACCGGTGAAGACAGTCCGAACATCGTGCCGGGATATACCAGCCATGCGTCGGTGCGCTGTTGTCGATTGCGAATGGCCGTGTCGAACACCGCATCGGGCCAACTGGTTACGGCGTCAAGAAGAACGGCCTCATGACCTTGCAGATACGCCTGCCAGGCCAGGCTTCGCGCCTGGATCGGCGGCGCTTCGACCGCCAGCGATCCACTGTAGGGCGGCCGATCGGGAGGAAGCCATGTGCGCTTGCCGAGAGTCTGGAGTCGTCGCAGCGTGGGCGGATGCTGATAGCGGGCAGGTGTCGCCCAGATGTCAATCTGTGCGGACAGATCCTGAAATACATGCTCAAACCATCCGAAGGGCGCCATCGATTGCGGCGCCAGCCGGGTGGCAAACGGCAGGTCCGGCTCCACGAAGTGGGTCATGGTTGCCAGGCGGCGCACGCGATCGAAGTCACCCGTCTCAGCTTCGTCGCCGCGTGGCGTGTTGAAAAAAATGTACGACTGGCCCATCCAACCCTTCTGCCGAACGTGCGCCGCGACATTCGCGAGGTACTCGCTGAGCACCGCCGCGTACGTCGTCGAATCCACTCCGCCATATTGCGACGGATCGGGCTGCTCGAGATTGACCGGCACGGGCCATGCGGCGGCCGGTCGGCGGTCGGCGTAGGCGCTTCCGTCAATCAGGGGGCCGCACACGGCGTCATAATCGTCCCATTGCAGAAGCAGGCTGCCGTCGAGATCCTGCGTCAATCTGGGATAGATTTCGTCGGTGACGGGCGACAGGCCGTGATCGTGCAGTAGCTCGAAGGTTTCACGAATGACGCGGCGCGCATCCGGGTCGCTCGCCACGAGTCGCGGATTATTCGGATCGACACGGGTGTGGGACTTGATAATCGGGCCCAGTTGGACCTTGGCGATAACCGGCAAAGCTCGCTCCGGCTCCGTAAATAGATCGAGCACATCAAGAATGATCGGCGTTCGAAGCGATCCGCCCGCGGCGCTGCGCACAACCAGTTCGCCCGAATAGCGTCCGACATTCGTACTGGCCGGAATTCGAATCTCAACCCACATCACGAGATTCTCATTGCGCGGAATGACGTAGGGTTGCCCATGCTGCGGCGCGTCGATCGGCACAAGCGCATCGGGAATCTGCCGCGGCTCGCGAAGCCCGATCGATCGCAGATACCAGTTGGGATATCGATCGATCGTGATCGGCCAGTGCCGATACAGCCGAAACGCGTCCGCGGAAATCCGGCCCGCCGGCCCGGTGAGGTCGGTCGCCGTGATCTGCACACCCGCGATGGCGACTCTTTCGGCATGCAGCGCGTAGGAGAACGCGACTGTTTCGTTGACGGCGCCGCGCAGCGATACGCTGCCCGAGCTGGCGTTGAAGTAGTCAGACTGAGTCCCCGCGGCATCCGTCGCCGCGATGGATTCCGATGGACCGGTCGCCCACGCCATCGGCATGATCGGATTCGCCTTCGGTTGCCCGCAGCCGAAAAGCAGCAGCACCGGAGCAAACGCCCCCATCACGACGAAGGATCGCCCGCCGATTACGGATAACGCGCCGGACCGTTGGGCGAATTTTTGTGCTTGGCGGCTGGATTGTTCGGAGCAAAACAGCATGATCATTTAGTGCGCCGATCGGTAATCGGGATCGGATGCGTGCGGGTTTGTGCCGGATTCGGCGTCGCGTTCAGGTGCCGCTCGCCGCCACCGCGCTTTGCGTCTTCTAAAACATCGGACCGCCGAACGCAAGAAAACCGTTATCACCCGCACGAAGAGCCGGCGGTTTCCGTCCAGTTCCACCCGGGGCAGGTTATTGGGACGTATTCAGGGATATTCGGCTTTCGATCGCAATGAGATTGGGAACCGTTATGATTGAAAGCAATTCGACTTTGCACGCTCCCGGGCTCGCCGATTGCCGGGAGTCCGTGACGGGTTGGAAATAGGGAGGGGTCTCAATGTCAGGTGGGTTCGTTCTGATGCGGGCGGCCGGCGCATGTTGCCGCAATGTTCATGTGATTTCCTGTGCCATGATTTCGGCACTACTTCCGGCTGCCGCGTGGGCGTACAACCCCATTGTCGGAGACTTCTCAAAGGCCGATCCGCTGGATGTCCGCGTGATGGCGTATAACACGGCGGGGCGGTTCATCTCAACAAGCAGCGCCGACGCATCCTTTAATCGCATCCTCACGGCGATTCAACCGGACGTCATCTGTTTCGAGGAAATCGCGTCCGGCGTGTCAACAAGCCAGATCGCCTCGCGAATGAACTCGATCATGCCGATCGGCGGCGCGGGATGGCAGGTTCACTTCGGCATTCTGGCTGGCACCCGCAATGCGATCATCTCGCGATATCCACTGTCCATGACGCGAACCGATACGGTTCCCGCCTCGTCGACGCGCGGCGTGACCATTGCGCTCGTCGATCTCCCGAATGCAAGTTATCCGCTCGACCTGTACCTGCTCGGCGTGCATCTGAAATGCTGCGGGAATGCCGGCGGCAGTGAAGACGCCAGTAGACAGCGCAGCGCCGACGCCATCGCGAACTGGCTGGGCGATGCCCGGGGCGTGGCGCGACCGGCCGGCAATAATGTGGTGCTGCCGCTCAACACGCCGATGATGGTGCTGGGAGACTTCAATCTGGTCGGAGGGCCCCAGCCGGAAAACACGTTGGTCACCGGAAATATCCAGGATGAAGCGACCTTCGGTCCGGACGTCACCGGCGACTGGGACGCCTCCTTTGTAACGGATCTCGCCCCGGCCGATCCATTCACCGGCGCCATAATCACATGGCAGGGAAATGGCAGCTTTCCGCCATCGCGGCTCGATCGAATGATCTTCACGGACAGCGCGGTCGTCGTCGCCAACAGCTTTGTGCTCAACACGAGCACCATGCCGCCCGCGGCGCTGTCGGCCGCCGGGCTTCTGGCCGGCGACACGCAGACCCAGGTCACGTCCGACCACCTGCCGATCGTGGCGGATTTGCGGATGGCGGCGTGTACGGACTCCGACGGCGACGGCATCTGTGACGACCAGGATGGCTGTCCGAATGATCCGGCGAAGGGGAGCCCGGGCGTCTGTGGTTGCGGCGTTAGCGATGTCGATTCCGACAACGACGGAGCCCCCGACTGCATCGACGCATGTCCCGGGGATCCCCTGAAGACTGTTCCCGGCCGATGCGGCTGCGGTGCGCCGGATACACCGGCCGACGGCGATATCAATGACGACGGCAGGGTCGATGGCCTGGACCTCATGCAATTCGCCGACGCCGTTCTCTCGCAAGACGCGGACACGCAGACGATCTGCCACGGCGACTTCGACGGCGATGGACAGGTGTCCGTCGCGGATGTGCCCGGTATGTCCAACGCTCTCATCCTGGCGCCGTGACGCGAGGTTCGTGTCGCTACCGGCGGTTTCCGGCGCGCGATCCGCGCAAATACCGATCCGGCCACGCCTTCCATCGAGTTTTGTTTCACAATGCGGAACAGTGAGCAAGCATCTTCCGTGCGCTGCCGAGATGCGGCCGCGCCTGGGAGCGCCTGCTCATGGATGCCGTTCAATTCGATCCGTCGAAAGCCCGTGAATCTCTGGTCCCGCTTTTGCCCTACCAGCGCGCGGCAATCGAGAATCCCGCACGTTTTACATGGAATTGCTGGTCGCGCCAGTCGGGCAAAAGTTTCACATTCAGTTTGCGCCGGGTGATTCGAGGACTGATCCGCCGGCGCGATCAGATCATACTCTCGGCGGGCGAGCGACAAAGCCGTGAGGTCATGGAAAAGGTTCACCGTCACTGTCATGCCATTAATGTGGCATGCAGCCTGCAATCCGGCCGGAGTGTCGCGCCGGAGCCGTCGGTCGTTCGTGGGCTTGAGGCGCGGCTGCCCGGTGGCGTGCGGATCATTGCACTGCCGGCGAATCCCCTGACGGCACGCGGTTTCACCGGTGACGTGTTCCTCGACGAATTCGCGATGCATCGCGACGATGATGCCATATGGGCGGCATTGTTCCCTTCGTTGCTGCGGGGTAATGGCGAGCTGGACGTGGCCTCAACGCCGCGCGGACAAGGCAATCTCTTTCACCGGCTGATGAGTAATCCGCGATTCGACCGCTCAGTGGTCACACTGCTTCAGGCTGTCGATCAGGGGCTGGACGTCGATGCCGCCGCCATGCGCGCGGCCGTCGATGACGAGGCGA
This portion of the Phycisphaerae bacterium genome encodes:
- a CDS encoding O-antigen ligase family protein, whose product is MRDRRAERPPPRGEIASNERISHVLLFILLALIPLRTIINETHTFESPRLMRTLQAPGTVQPATTFVLDAIIIAVAGTVLVRQFQRGLKPRTTGGELGFALLAVAAIISTTRAGQKHLALIGTIDFLSGLVYFFALRQLLTSPRHIRLALYVLTGTAATIVFKAAWQHFVELPDTIRYFEEHRAELMGPASNGEPSPGFTHDFEMRMRSGAVTGFYGHPNLLASQLIVFIAAVVSLIADRLSRKIRPAAIAMPALLILALFAVLFGTQSKGAMAACLIGAVFWIGHSLLRRLRLPPNRAIALGWIVAALAAAAVVGLLRAKPDVLGRSILFRYMYWQGAADMMHELGLLGVGADNFGRHFTRFKPVECPEEVESPHSWPVQLATEWGVVGLAGFLILAIGVSRRAAEPTGPADHDTTSAGESSSMILRISAVFACTFIPWLAIVGNDEPALLTLSAGLVAFPWFIGALASAFEFTDSPGISDARTGPISLIAAAGVIGFLVHTSIDLALFAGGPATSFLALAAVMLASRDHEATVQPPPPSALASRRPRAPLIAAAVFAASSGAILLWLALSAAKVAAELPVARAAVKPTPWEIYERSPGGIAYASAHACYPLDATAVTEWTEQLFPRVRTLAHSDRTIRLAEEGRVRDPDNALIVQQLSQLYQQRFHLTRDVDDLARSVELYRRCVAAYPTAPARRIQLAELLVQLGEATRSTGLRREAADSLRAALELESNRVYVSQPNRMPPEEIQRIRDRIGSLE
- a CDS encoding undecaprenyl/decaprenyl-phosphate alpha-N-acetylglucosaminyl 1-phosphate transferase codes for the protein MGFRVISDSTLPILAAPIGFALSAPATWFMRRWAIRLDFTDKPGGHKGHAAPIALGGGVGVTAAIVLPIILVSIFACAFASTPPSWIPDSAAPHLAGIAAKTPGALAICAGAVTLCIMGLWDDRRPLGPGIKFLIQGAVATLLVLFCNLRLLSHLGEPISIILSILWIVTLTNSLNFLDNMDGLAAGVAAIAAAVFAITSMLGGQIFVPACCWLLVGSLLGFLPFNFYPARIYMGDAGSTVVGMLLGVFTIMTTFVAPAHGDRPLAVFSPIVVMAVPLYDTLSVFLIRWRLSVPLWRGDRRHFSHRLVKRGMSVPRAVMVIWLATAVTAMPALLLPKAGWAEAWGILIHTALVVCLVALLESTGEHA
- a CDS encoding 5-formyltetrahydrofolate cyclo-ligase, yielding MKKELRSGLRSLLEAMSPDVIRQKSGQAARHLFAEPIWTRCEILMIYLSLNHEADTTPIVLRAWQSRKRVLAPQVGWETKQMLPVEIRNLDTDVADSNYGIREPVRGVPFPIELIDLVIVPGIGFDLQGNRLGRGRGFYDRFLSRPNFKGVFCGFALEEQVVPSLPADPHDVKVHMLVTDQQVRHFAK
- a CDS encoding DUF4091 domain-containing protein, giving the protein MIMLFCSEQSSRQAQKFAQRSGALSVIGGRSFVVMGAFAPVLLLFGCGQPKANPIMPMAWATGPSESIAATDAAGTQSDYFNASSGSVSLRGAVNETVAFSYALHAERVAIAGVQITATDLTGPAGRISADAFRLYRHWPITIDRYPNWYLRSIGLREPRQIPDALVPIDAPQHGQPYVIPRNENLVMWVEIRIPASTNVGRYSGELVVRSAAGGSLRTPIILDVLDLFTEPERALPVIAKVQLGPIIKSHTRVDPNNPRLVASDPDARRVIRETFELLHDHGLSPVTDEIYPRLTQDLDGSLLLQWDDYDAVCGPLIDGSAYADRRPAAAWPVPVNLEQPDPSQYGGVDSTTYAAVLSEYLANVAAHVRQKGWMGQSYIFFNTPRGDEAETGDFDRVRRLATMTHFVEPDLPFATRLAPQSMAPFGWFEHVFQDLSAQIDIWATPARYQHPPTLRRLQTLGKRTWLPPDRPPYSGSLAVEAPPIQARSLAWQAYLQGHEAVLLDAVTSWPDAVFDTAIRNRQQRTDAWLVYPGTMFGLSSPVPSVRLKQLQLGLQDHQRLRQLTESGRKETAKLVASSLIKAAGTDAYGDNYQDGLLGRRVETPATWELARRILDDELRYTLRPPTTTQPEETPVAGAAREDWISFLEETRTIEAWTESARLRRDERPGQEGWVLTFEAGVRSELRTPAEGEFRFGGMPTGLRNISDVVRVGPLNEWAVARRQLIAKSDTLPVADLDGHFVQPILFDAGANGKVEIAATVSVVQAPRAPLPITIDGKLSDWPPSAFNAAGDFRLVSNRDGLGRERRRAESQTIAYFLVSRGMLFIGVHAGTPKRESTDASDAPGAVPMRNFVEYEDLMPVGEDLIEIILDPTNKGTQSGDLYHIVLKSTGNPRFECGIGTHPPIGDVRPWAGPLPECCVVRTEFGWSAEVAIPIESFGPDAVFNRVWGLNIARLEPTRGEYSDWARAPRYCYDPRSLGNLVWPE